ACAAAAACTTGTACGTTTCAAGCATGAACGAATGGCGCTGCAACCTGAGGCGGGTATCGAACGCGCCTATTTCATCGCCCATGAACCGGTACGAGAGGCCGACATTCAGGTCGGGACGCGCCCAGTGGTACCCAAGCGCCACATCGAGCATGAAACCCCCAGTCAGCGTGCGATACAGCGCAGGATGCTGATTTTTCAAATAGGGAGATTTGCCCAATTGAAGTGCCGCCGAAGGCCCGACGGCCCAATAGAAGGCGCTCATCTTGTTGTTTTTTTCCAACAAATGATGTTTAAGGTTCTCTTGCTGCACCCCGCGCTCCGTGCGGGCATCGCGGTCGAGGTCCCAGTATCTCACCACCCCGAGCGTGAACGACAAAGCATGAAAAGCACCGCTTGTCTCCTGTTCAGGGGTGATGGCATATTGAAAATTCCGCTTCCTTAGGAGGTGTATGCCACCCGTGAACAGAAAAGAGGGCGTCGCGTATGTCAGCCCCGCCTGCACTGGCCCCACGAAACGTTGGTTGCGCGGAAAGCCCACCCCGTAATCGGTCTCTGGCAAGGCGTGCCCGTAGGACAAGGGCTTGAAGCTGATGCCGATATACGGACGCAGTGTGCCCGCTCGCAAACGCCACGGGTACACCCGCGCGCCCGTTTCGATGCCCTCCGCATAATGCACGGACTCGAAAGGAGCGCCAGAGAAGTTTTTGCGCAGCGGCAACGGAAAGGTGACGTAGAAGTCGGCGTGCCCCCAGAAGTGAATGCCGCCGAGCGTGAGCCGAGGCATCAGCGTAGGCCCAAAGTCGGTGCGCCCTCGATTTGGCAATTCGATGTGTCCGCCCGGCAAAAGCGTCAGGTCGCCCCCTAAGGTAGTCCACGCAAACCGTGTGCTGCGGTCAAGGTAGTCGGCGGTGTAAGTTGTGTCGGAGAGTTGTTGAGCGTGGAGTGTTCCGCACAAGATGAGCTGCAGGGCAAGCAAGCGGATTTGTTTCATGTTTTTTTTCAAATGATAATGCCGTGTCTGGTCATTGACCCGACGCGACACTAGTTTGCTTTTTTGTTTGTCGGGTGCGGCGCATCCAGTAGGCCATGAACGGCAAGCCCAAAGCGGTGGGTGCCAGCCACGGCAACCACATCGGGTTGAACGTCTGCAAGTTGACGACCACAAAGGCCGTCACGGTGGCGATGTATGCGCCCACCATCATGCCGATATGTCGGATGAGCCATTGTTGTTTAGGCAGCGCCTTGCCGCGCAGCACCGCTGAAAAGAGCATCAAATCGCGCGCGGTGAGCAGCGCCATGATGCCGCCAAAAACAAGCAGCACCAAGTGCTTCGTCAGGAGCATAAGCACTGCCACCACCACCGCCACTACCCACACCAACCAATCCAAAGGGGATGGCCGCAGCGATTTGTCGCGCACCGCCCGGTAGCCCGAATAGTTCTGGTATAGCGCAAAAACCGCGATGTAGAATAGGTACCAATTGTGCGATATGCTTGCGAGCGCCAGCGCGGAGAAAGCCACGGCCAGCATACTGTTGAAAAACACTGTCCCTGCCCTGCGATGTGTTTTCCCGCCTTTCGCACTGCCCAGAGCGATTAGACCGGCCAAAAGAGCTAAGAAGCCAAAAAAGATGTGCGTCCACAAAAGAGCCAAGCGAAGCGATTCCATAGTGCGTCGTTTTTTTCAGAAATGATTAGAGCTATTGCGGTGGAGGGCTTTGAGTGAAGGAAGTTGTCATTTTTTCGACTGGCAAGGCAAATTTTGCAGTCGAAATCGGGTATATTCGGCGAAAAATTTAACGAAGCCAGTCGGAAAAAAGGCTTTTCCTTCGCCAAAGGCCTCCACCGCAACAACCCTATTGATGGGACAAAGATTTGCCCACCCGATTCGCCGCGCAAGCGGAAAGGGACGAACGGCCCATTCAGGGACGAGCGACAAGGGGAAAGGGG
This Saprospiraceae bacterium DNA region includes the following protein-coding sequences:
- a CDS encoding DUF2306 domain-containing protein — protein: MESLRLALLWTHIFFGFLALLAGLIALGSAKGGKTHRRAGTVFFNSMLAVAFSALALASISHNWYLFYIAVFALYQNYSGYRAVRDKSLRPSPLDWLVWVVAVVVAVLMLLTKHLVLLVFGGIMALLTARDLMLFSAVLRGKALPKQQWLIRHIGMMVGAYIATVTAFVVVNLQTFNPMWLPWLAPTALGLPFMAYWMRRTRQTKKQTSVASGQ